From one Arachis duranensis cultivar V14167 unplaced genomic scaffold, aradu.V14167.gnm2.J7QH unplaced_Scaffold_125657, whole genome shotgun sequence genomic stretch:
- the LOC107472491 gene encoding uncharacterized protein LOC107472491 has translation MDDSKNGLCIIVHTATFESTFDLKRWLKHTRREIPTFHETDERILQRLRREAREKNVAGEEESDEEYHELEEHSTNPTNPPVRMANNNGQPQRRVLASYTFANPRHCGSSILTPNVDANNFELKPQLITLVQNNCSYGGGPLEDPNQHLSTFLRICNIVKTNGVPPDSYKLMLFPFSLRDKATQWLESFPRDSINNWDDLVTKFLAKFYPPQRIIRLKAEVQTFTQMEAEPIYEAWERYKALVRKCPPAMFNEWEKLQNFYEGLTLKSQEALDHSAGASLKSLERQIGQLSKQISVERPSSSLPSDTIPNPKEECKAIQLRSGRTLVSNNDTTKKQTGSIKEPTEDEEQTKADKANEQVVVPNKSTEKLKEKNNQPHSSREMTQGQQQIGKSITPPLPYPQRCNKEVKDQHFHKFLETFKKLEINIPLAEALEQMPLYAKFLKELINKKRSWEEKENVLLTEECRALIQKGLPPKLEDPGSFLLPCTIGNLTITKAMCDLGASINLIPSSMVKKLHIDEVKLVQMSLELVDKSMVYPRGVIENILVKVDSFIYPADFVVLDSNEDDGDSVILGRPFLATARAIIDIEEGELTLRMQRNKTKRDWKNIKIPTEGLSKGDKVQLIYQQLGANQQTEDYYTVSNILSLEHAEIEHQRTKKRITVRGDKLRLYKYQPP, from the exons ATGGATGACAGCAAGAATGGGCTCTGCATAATTGTTCACACGgcaacgtttgagtcaacgtttgacctcaaacgctGGCTCAAAC ATACAAGAAGAGAGATCCCTACCTTTCATGAAACTGATGAAAGAATCCTCCAAAGGCTAAGAAGAGAAGCAAGAGAAAAAAATGTTGCtggagaagaagaatcagaTGAAGAATATCATGAATTGGAGGAACACTCAACAAATCCAACAAATCCACCAGTGAGAATGGCCAACAACAATGGTCAACCCCAGAGGAGAGTCTTGGCTTCATATACATTTGCTAATCCAaggcattgtgggagtagcatcctTACCCCAAATGTCgatgcaaataactttgaattgaagcccCAACTCATCACCTTGGTGCAGAACAACTGTTCTTATGGAGGAGGCCCCTTGGAAGATCCAAACCAGCACTtatccaccttcttgaggatatgCAACATTGTCAAAActaatggtgtgcctcctgacagtTACAAATTGATGctattcccattctctcttaGGGACAAGGCCACTCAATGGTTGGAATCGTTTCCAAGGGACAGCATCAACAACTGGGATGATTTGGTAACCAAGTTCCTTGCCAAGTTTTATCCACCTCAGAGGATTATAAGGTTGAAGGCTGAGGTACAAACATTTACACAAATGGAGGCTGAACCCAtttatgaggcatgggagaggtacaagGCTCTAGTCAGGAAATGCCCCCCTGCCATGTTTAATGAATGGGAGAAGctgcaaaacttctatgaaggcttaacaTTGAAATCCCAGGAAGCTTtggatcattcagctggag CATCACTAAAAagcctagagaggcagattgggcaaCTCTCCAAGCAAATTTCTGTTGAGAGACCTTCAAGCTCACTACCCAGTGACACAATCCCAAATCCCAaggaggaatgcaaggcaatacaattaaggagtgggagaaCGTTGGTGAGCAACAATGACACTACAAAGAAGCAAACAGGGAGCATCAAAGAACCAACAGAGGATGAGGAGCAAACAAAAGCAGATAAAGCTAATGAGCAAGTTGTGGTGCCAAACAAAAGCACTGAGAAACTTAAAGAGAAGAACAACCAGCCACATAGCTCAAGGGAAATGACTCAGGGACAGCAGCAAATAGGAAAGAGCATCACACCTCCactgccatatcctcagagatgCAACAAAGAGGTTAAGGACCAGCATTTCCACAAGTTCCTTGAGAccttcaagaagctggaaatcaataTCCCCTTGgctgaagcacttgagcaaatgcctctgtatgccaaatTTTTAAAGGAGCTtatcaataagaaaagaagttggGAGGAGAAGGAAAACGTATTACTCACTGAGGAATGCAGAGCCTTGATTCAAAAAGGGCTTCCTCCTAAGCTTGAGGACCCAGGGAGTTTCTTgttaccttgcaccattgggaATTTGACCATCACTAAAGCAATGTGCGATCTCGGAGCAAGTATTAATTTGATACCATCCTCCATGGTGAAAAAGCTGCATATAGATGAAGTCAAATTAGTACAAATGTCTCTGGAGCTGGTAGATAAATCAATGGTATACCCCAGGGGtgtaattgaaaatattttggtcAAGGTGGACAGTTTTATATACCCAGCTGATTTTGTGGTTCTGGATTCAAACGAGGATGATGGTGACTCTGTTATattgggaaggccattcttggccactgctagagctaTCATAGACATAGAggaaggggaattaaccctcaggatgcaaagaaacaaaacaaaaagggaTTGGAAGAACATAAAGATCCCAACAGAGGGGCTTTCCAAAGGTGACAAAGTGCAACTGATATATCAACAGCTGGGGGCAAACCAACAAACTGAGGACTACTACACTGTCAGCAACATACTCTCATTAGAGCATGCTGAAATTGAACACCAGAGAACAAAGAAGAGGATCACAGTCAGGGGAGACAAATTGAGGCTCTACAAGTACCAACCACCATAA